The segment CCTTTTGCTCGGCACGCCCATCTTAAAAGAGTAATCGCAATAACAATAGCTAAGCCAAAACCAATACCGGCATCTTCGAGTGAACAATCACCTCATGGGTTTCACTGCCCAATAAGATATTTTTGATACCAGTACGTTTATGTGATGCCATCACAATGACGTCAGCCTTTGCCTTTTTAGCACCCTCCAAAATACCCTCTGCCAAATTGGTATTGGCAATATGGAGTGTTTTTGCTTTATGGCTTGAACCCAAAACTGTAATTGACTTTTTAAATACATCAGCAGCAAAAGCTGCACATACCTTCTGATGGTCTTTTTGCGAAATGCCATAACCCATGGTGCTATCGGAGTAGATCATTGGGGGTAATGGATCAGAGACATAAATCAAGGTGATTGCTGCCCCATCTCGCGAAGCAAGCTCAGCGACTTTCTTTAGGGACTTTTTGCTCACATCTGAACCATCAACCGGCACGAGAAAATGTTTAAACATGTTAACCCCCTTAATTGAACCGTCAAATACTTCTTTAGATCATAATACTTATATCAATCTGCAGGCACAAAAATGAAGGGGATAGATTTGCTCAAATACTTAGCGGTATA is part of the Polynucleobacter sp. es-EL-1 genome and harbors:
- a CDS encoding universal stress protein; translation: MFKHFLVPVDGSDVSKKSLKKVAELASRDGAAITLIYVSDPLPPMIYSDSTMGYGISQKDHQKVCAAFAADVFKKSITVLGSSHKAKTLHIANTNLAEGILEGAKKAKADVIVMASHKRTGIKNILLGSETHEVIVHSKMPVLVLA